In a single window of the Montipora capricornis isolate CH-2021 chromosome 11, ASM3666992v2, whole genome shotgun sequence genome:
- the LOC138023410 gene encoding adenosine receptor A2a-like — protein sequence MDNQNDADNSYYLLMKQSTTIPTETAKILAGVNIFLAIAASLGNGVILMALPKVSSVHPPTKLLFQCLAVTDLCVGVIIQPLFIPLVLDSVLKINMKLFASIYLGQAAISYTLCSVSFFITTTIAVDRLLALRLGLRYKHVVNLRRVKAAILFASLLGVCCGLTHSFWNYQIAWIQVVVCIVLWALLSLLSYTKIFLTLRKQHGQVQETNFNGPLQSPCSRNPLNIAVYTKTVSDIAWVQLALGACYFPFVIMVFITITTRWSGESTNVLWISAVTLIYLNSSLNPLLYCWKMKQVRKAARVVVRQICCCPAI from the coding sequence ATGGATAATCAAAATGATGCCGACAATTCATACTACCTGCTCATGAAGCAGTCAACAACAATACCAACAGAAACAGCTAAGATTCTTGCTGGTGTTAACATTTTTCTTGCCATCGCCGCATCTCTTGGCAATGGTGTGATCCTAATGGCTTTACCCAAAGTTTCTTCTGTTCATCCGCCAACAAAGCTGTTGTTTCAATGCTTGGCCGTCACTGATCTCTGCGTTGGTGTCATTATACAGCCACTATTCATTCCACTTGTGTTGGACTCCGTTTTGAAGATAAATATGAAGCTTTTTGCTTCCATTTACTTAGGGCAAGCCGCAATAAGTTATACGTTGTGTTCAGTCTCGTTCTTCATCACAACCACCATTGCTGTCGACAGACTTCTTGCTCTCAGGTTGGGATTAAGATACAAACATGTCGTCAACTTGCGGCGAGTTAAGGCAGCTATCCTTTTCGCCTCGCTTTTGGGCGTTTGTTGTGGATTGACCCATAGTTTCTGGAATTATCAAATCGCTTGGATTCAGGTTGTTGTTTGTATTGTTCTTTGGGCTCTTTTATCGCTCCTCTCTTACACGAAGATTTTCCTGACACTCCGAAAACAACACGGACAGGTTCAAGAAACCAATTTCAACGGCCCCTTGCAGTCCCCTTGCAGCAGAAATCCCCTTAATATAGCAGTTTACACGAAGACAGTGTCTGATATAGCGTGGGTACAGTTGGCATTGGGAGCTTGTTACTTCCCATTTGTAATTATGGTGTTCATAACAATTACGACACGGTGGAGTGGAGAAAGCACCAATGTCCTCTGGATATCAGCAGTAACTTTGATTTATCTTAATTCTTCTTTAAACCCTCTTCTTTATTGCTGGAAAATGAAACAAGTTAGGAAAGCCGCGAGGGTCGTAGTTCGGCAGATCTGTTGTTGCCCAGCGATTTGA
- the LOC138023411 gene encoding uncharacterized protein yields MALIAENIITFLQESLVNWETELTSCGETLGLVDIRPDIFQGDSLFLLIFALCMVPLTKILQNVKAGYTLQDVKINHLFFMDDLKVYGKIKAEIESLVWTVQLISQDVGMEFGIRLERGKLCKKLDKEREMKDIFRIEYLRRLKLVMKSQLNSKNKVKAANTWAVSLIRYGAGTIKWNEEELQEIGCLEKS; encoded by the exons ATGGCACTGATAGCGGAAAATATAATAACTTTTCTGCAGGAATCCTTGGTAAACTGGGAGACAGAACTGACATCTTGTGGAGAGACACTTGGTTTAGTTGATATAAGACCGGATATCTTTCAAGGAGACAGCTTGTTCCTCCTTATCTTTGCTCTTTGCATGGTGCCTTTGACCAAGATCCTACAAAATGTCAAAGCTGGATATACCTTACAAGATGTCAAAATAAATCACTTGTTCTTCATGGATGACTTGAAGGTCTATGGCAAGATTAAAGCAGAGATCGAAAGCCTTGTATGGACAGTACAGTTGATTAGCCAAGACGTAGGAATGGAATTTGGGATAAGACTGGAGCGGGGGAAGTTGTGTAAAA AGCTGgacaaagaaagggaaatgAAAGACATATTTCGAATAGAGTACTTAAGGCGGTTGAAACTTGTCATGAAATCTCAGCTCAACAGTAAGAACAAGGTCAAAGCAGCAAACACTTGGGCTGTGTCGCTAATTAGGTATGGAGCCGGAACAATTAAATGGAATGAGGAGGAACTTCAGGAAATAGGATGTCTAGAAAAATCTTGA
- the LOC138023413 gene encoding uncharacterized protein: MTGSGRIDDWDEPDLQGYSFVYSGFSKKSAGGVAVICNPDVRILDIEHVMPGRILRVRLNHLGIKLMAWCVYSPTNVAAKDPEKAEAAKTSFYRPLDKSVKAMKKDYPGYHCIIAGDWNATIGRNALKTEYVGLNLDDYDTTDNGDRLCSFANEHRLYIANTVFKSKDIHCKNLDLS; this comes from the coding sequence ATGACAGGTTCCGGCCGTATCGACGACTGGGATGAACCAGACCTCCAAGGCTACTCTTTTGTCTACTCCGGATTCTCCAAAAAATCCGCCGGTGGCGTCGCCGTAATCTGCAACCCAGATGTACGGATCCTCGACATCGAGCACGTCATGCCCGGGCGTATTCTACGCGTTAGACTCAACCACCTAGGTATCAAACTCATGGCTTGGTGCGTGTACTCTCCGACGAATGTAGCCGCCAAGGACCCCGAGAAGGCCGAAGCCGCGAAAACGTCATTCTACCGCCCACTGGACAAATCTGTCAAAGCCATGAAGAAAGACTACCCAGGGTACCACTGCATCATCGCCGGCGACTGGAACGCTACCATCGGTCGCAACGCTCTAAAAACCGAGTACGTAGGACTCAACCTCGACGACTACGACACTACCGACAACGGCGATCGACTCTGCTCTTTTGCCAACGAACATCGGCTTTACATCGCGAATACGGTTTTCAAGAGTAAGGATATTCACTGTAAAAACCTGGATCTCAGCTGA